From Coffea arabica cultivar ET-39 chromosome 10e, Coffea Arabica ET-39 HiFi, whole genome shotgun sequence, one genomic window encodes:
- the LOC113711600 gene encoding tryptophan aminotransferase-related protein 4-like: MGKHNMSLTYKLCLGFSAILNLLFFSFLIRSNNSDLGWSRKASEEAEAVASLSCSGHGRAYLDGFVLDGGKPICECNSCYTGLDCSQLVPDCVVDADSGNPIFLEPFWRQNAATSAIMMAGWHRMGYEFEDGSLISKELEKKIRKLHATVGNAVTEGRYIVFGAGSTQLLNAAVHALAADASSSPAKVVASAPYYPVYKSQTDLFESAKFKFEGHTSSWMNSSSMNFIEFVTSPNNPDGQLKKAFLQGLNAKQIYDLAYYWPHYTAIPSPMDKDLMIFTLSKLTGHAGSRFGWAIIKNKAVYERMVNYMDLNTYGVSRETQLRTLKLLSVVLEGNGKQMFSFGYEAMRFRWEKLSKILSASKRFSIQQLTPQQCTFSNEVRAPTPAFAWIKCEKEEDKDCHATLSAAKIIGRAGHVFGVDSTYVRLSLVNGKDDFELLQHRLEMLVFQERLVNLMAEFTPGGHVTRKSNFTVALNATYVSDENFGYYTNQEMASEDSRNSHVQETLQTLY, from the exons ATGGGAAAGCACAATATGAGCTTGACATACAAACTTTGCTTAGGTTTCTCAGCGATCCtcaatctccttttcttttctttcctaattCGCAGTAATAATTCAGACCTCGGCTGGAGCAGGAAAGCTTCTGAGGAAGCTGAAGCAGTTGCTTCACTATCGTGTTCAGGCCATGGAAGAGCCTATTTGGATGGCTTTGTTCTCGATGGTGGCAAACCAATTTGCGAGTGCAATTCTTGTTATACTGGCCTTGATTGTTCACAACTTGTTCCTGACTGTGTTGTAGATGCTGACAG TGGAAATCCAATTTTCTTGGAGCCATTTTGGAGGCAAAATGCAGCAACTAGTGCAATTATGATGGCTGGATGGCATCGAATGGGATATGAATTTGAAGATGGTTCGCTGATTTCTAAAGAACTTGAGAAGAAAATTAGAAAGTTGCATGCTACAGTTGGAAATGCAGTGACAGAAGGAAGATATATAGTTTTTGGTGCTGGCTCAACTCAACTTCTTAATGCAGCAGTGCATGCTCTTGCAGCTGATGCTTCATCTTCGCCTGCCAAGGTTGTTGCTTCCGCTCCATATTATCCG GTTTATAAATCTCAAACCGATCTTTTTGAATCGGCAAAATTCAAATTCGAAGGACATACAAGCTCTTGGATGAACAGTTCATCAATGAATTTCATTGAGTTTGTCACTTCGCCTAATAATCCTGATGGTCAGCTAAAGAAAGCGTTCCTTCAAGGCCTGAATGCCAAGCAAATCTACGATCTGGCTTATTACTGGCCACATTATACAGCAATTCCATCTCCAATGGATAAAGATCTCATGATTTTCACACTTTCTAAACTTACTGGTCATGCTGGGAGCCGATTTGG GTGGGCGATAATCAAGAATAAGGCCGTCTATGAACGAATGGTGAATTACATGGATCTGAATACCTATGGAGTCTCAAGAGAAACTCAATTGAGAACTTTGAAGCTTTTGAGTGTTGTTCTTGAAGGAAATGGAAAACAGATGTTCAGTTTTGGATATGAAGCTATGAGGTTCCGATGGGAAAAGTTAAGCAAGATTTTGTCAGCATCAAAACGATTCTCCATCCAGCAACTAACGCCCCAACAATGTACATTTTCAAATGAAGTTCGGGCTCCTACTCCTG CTTTTGCATGGATCAAATGCGAGAAGGAAGAAGATAAGGACTGTCATGCTACTTTAAGTGCAGCAAAGATTATAGGCCGTGCAGGACATGTATTTGGTGTTGACAGCACTTATGTGCGTCTGAGCCTCGTCAATGGCAAAGATGATTTTGAATTATTGCAGCATAGACTTGAGATGCTAGTTTTCCAGGAAAGACTAGTTAATCTGATGGCTGAATTCACTCCTGGAGGACATGTGacaaggaagagcaacttcACCGTGGCGTTGAATGCTACATATGTCTCGGATGAAAACTTTGGCTATTACACCAATCAAGAAATGGCATCAGAAGATAGCAGAAATTCACACGTTCAAGAGACTTTGCAGACACTGTATTAG
- the LOC113711601 gene encoding tryptophan aminotransferase-related protein 3-like yields MEKQYLSLTYKFFLVWSVSLNFLLFSLVISRNSELSWSKKAAAEAEAAASVSCSGHGSAYLDGLVLDGGKPVCECNGCYTGHDCSELIPDCIADADSGNPTFLEPFWRKNAASSATMVAGWHRMGYEFEDGSLTSKELEKQIRKLHATAGNAITDGKYIVFGGGSTQLLSAAVNALSSKVSSSPTKVVASVPYYPVYKSQTELFKSMNFNFSGDTMSWKRSSNSSMNFIEFVTSPNNPDGQLKTAILRGPNAKQIHDLAYYWPHYTSIPSPIDEDLMIFTLSKLTGHAGSRLGWAVIKDENVYDRMVNYIDLNTYGIARETQLRASKLLNVVLQGDGRNFFDFGYETMKLRWQKLRKILSASSKRFSIQELKPHYCTFSSEIRSPAPAFAWIKCNEEEEKDCHAVLRAAKILGRRGRVFGANSSYVRLSLVNSKDEFNLLMHRLEMLVFEEATNSVVEFTLGDNEMRNRYYVPRNGTSASGKDTCESIEVAQINTQTCAAQ; encoded by the exons ATGGAGAAGCAATATTTGAGCTTGACATACaaatttttcttggtttggtCCGTATCGCtcaattttcttctcttttctttggtaATTAGTCGTAATTCAGAGCTGAGTTGGAGCAAAAAAGCAGCTGCGGAAGCTGAAGCTGCTGCTTCAGTTTCATGCTCAGGCCATGGAAGTGCCTACCTAGATGGCTTAGTTTTAGATGGTGGAAAACCAGTTTGTGAATGTAATGGATGCTATACAGGCCATGATTGTTCAGAGCTTATACCTGACTGCATTGCAGACGCTGATAG CGGAAACCCGACGTTCTTGGAGCCTTTCTGGAGGAAGAATGCAGCAAGTAGTGCAACTATGGTGGCAGGATGGCATCGCATGGGCTATGAATTTGAAGATGGTTCACTAACATCTAAAGAACTGGAGAAGCAAATACGAAAGCTGCATGCTACAGCTGGGAATGCAATCACAGACGGCAAATACATAGTCTTTGGCGGTGGCTCGACTCAGCTTCTTAGTGCAGCGGTAAATGCTCTTTCATCCAAGGTTTCATCATCACCTACAAAGGTCGTTGCATCTGTGCCATATTACCCG GTTTATAAATCTCAAACAGaactcttcaaatcaatgaATTTCAACTTCAGTGGAGATACAATGTCGTGGAAAAGATCATCAAATTCTTCAATGAATTTCATTGAGTTTGTCACTTCGCCTAACAACCCTGATGGTCAGTTAAAGACTGCCATCCTTCGAGGCCCGAATGCCAAGCAAATTCATGATCTCGCCTACTATTGGCCACATTATACGTCAATTCCATCTCCAATAGATGAAGATCTCATGATTTTCACACTTTCTAAGCTCACCGGTCATGCTGGAAGCCGTTTAGG GTGGGCAGTCATCAAAGACGAAAATGTATATGACAGAATGGTGAATTACATCGATCTAAACACCTATGGAATAGCCAGAGAAACTCAGCTGAGAGCTTCGAAGCTTTTAAATGTAGTCCTTCAAGGGgatggacgaaatttctttGACTTTGGCTATGAAACTATGAAGTTACGATGGcaaaaattaaggaaaatttTATCAGCATCATCAAAACGATTCTCCATCCAAGAACTCAAGCCACATTATTGCACATTTTCATCAGAAATAAGGTCTCCTGCTCCAG CTTTTGCTTGGATCAAATGCAACGAGGAAGAAGAGAAAGACTGTCATGCTGTCCTACGTGCAGCAAAGATCTTAGGCCGCCGAGGGCGTGTATTTGGTGCAAACAGCAGCTACGTGCGTTTGAGCCTTGTCAATAGCAAAGACGAATTCAATCTGTTGATGCACAGACTTGAGATGCTAGTTTTTGAGGAAGCAACAAATTCAGTGGTCGAATTTACTCTGGGAGACAACGAAATGAGGAATCGTTATTACGTTCCACGGAATGGTACCTCAGCCTCAGGCAAAGATACTTGCGAATCAATAGAGGTCGCTCAAATTAATACTCAAACTTGTGCAGCGCAATGA